The Pseudomonas berkeleyensis genome includes a region encoding these proteins:
- a CDS encoding lysophospholipid acyltransferase family protein, whose translation MLFVLRMLLMGVHFVVAGLLGLLLGLCRPFNPDNSRLCARLYSLPALCLLRLKLNTDVRPLLEHQRSCVIIANHQSNFDLYVLGRVVPERTVSIGKKSLKWVPFFGQLYWLAGNVLIDRSNAVAAKRAMLTTTETLRNRDTSIWVFPEGTRNQGRGLLPFKKGAFQMAITAGVPIIPVCVSNYAKSMRLNRWSSGRIMIRSLPAIPTEGLSLDDMPALMERCQQAMSECINSMDAELATA comes from the coding sequence ATGCTTTTCGTTTTGCGCATGCTGCTGATGGGCGTGCACTTTGTTGTGGCCGGTCTACTCGGCCTGTTGCTCGGCCTGTGTCGCCCATTCAACCCAGACAACAGTCGCCTATGCGCACGCCTCTATTCGCTCCCTGCCCTGTGCCTGCTGCGCCTGAAGCTGAATACCGATGTACGCCCACTGCTGGAGCACCAGCGCTCCTGCGTGATCATCGCCAACCACCAATCCAACTTCGACCTGTACGTGCTTGGCCGCGTGGTGCCGGAGCGCACCGTAAGCATCGGCAAGAAAAGCCTCAAATGGGTGCCATTCTTCGGCCAGTTGTACTGGCTGGCCGGCAACGTGCTGATCGACCGCAGCAATGCGGTGGCCGCCAAGCGCGCGATGCTGACCACCACCGAAACCCTGCGTAATCGCGACACCTCGATCTGGGTCTTCCCCGAAGGCACCCGCAACCAGGGCCGCGGCCTGCTGCCATTCAAGAAAGGCGCGTTTCAGATGGCGATAACCGCCGGCGTGCCGATCATTCCGGTGTGCGTCAGCAACTACGCCAAGTCCATGCGCCTCAACCGCTGGAGCAGCGGCCGCATCATGATCCGCTCGCTCCCGGCGATCCCGACCGAAGGGTTGAGCCTGGACGACATGCCCGCTTTGATGGAGCGCTGCCAGCAGGCCATGAGCGAGTGCATCAACAGCATGGATGCAGAGCTGGCAACGGCTTGA
- a CDS encoding rhodanese-like domain-containing protein codes for MRLILLLTALLGLLDAHANEIDQQAALTALQRDDSLLIDVRSAEEFAEGALPGAMRIGHEDIAAQIHTISPDKNRPLVLYCRSGRRSALAQQSLENLGYRHVINAGAYDDLLPLLENKE; via the coding sequence ATGCGTTTGATTCTCCTGCTCACCGCCCTGCTCGGCCTACTCGATGCCCACGCGAACGAAATCGACCAGCAGGCGGCCCTCACGGCCTTGCAGCGCGACGACAGCCTGCTGATCGACGTACGCAGCGCCGAAGAATTTGCAGAGGGTGCACTGCCCGGCGCGATGCGTATCGGCCACGAGGATATCGCCGCGCAGATCCACACCATCAGCCCCGACAAGAACCGCCCGCTGGTACTCTACTGCCGCAGCGGCCGACGCTCGGCGCTGGCCCAGCAAAGCCTGGAGAACCTCGGTTATCGTCACGTCATCAATGCCGGCGCCTACGACGACCTGCTGCCTCTGCTGGAGAACAAAGAATGA
- a CDS encoding 3-hydroxyacyl-CoA dehydrogenase NAD-binding domain-containing protein, producing the protein MTDAIRYEKGQDNIVVLTMDMPGQSANTMNAVYREAMGQIVDRLEAEKDSIAGVIVTSAKKTFFAGGDLNELIKVTKAEAQGFYEMILKIKGQLRRLETLGKPVVAAINGAALGGGWEIALACHHRIALNESHVQLGLPEVTLGLLPGGGGVVRMVRILGLEKALPYLAEGKKVRPDAALKAGLIHDLASDRDDMLAKARAWIAANPAAKQPWDVQGYKIPGGTPSSPNVAQMLAIAPSVLRDKTKGCFPAPEKIMCAAVEGAQVDFDTAQIIEARYFTELTTGQVAKNMIGTFWFQLNEINAGGSRPQGYPKSVTKKVGVLGAGMMGAGIAYVSAAAGIEVVLKDVSLEAAEKGKAYSAKLLDKKVSKGHMTAEQREAFLALIKATDSEADFAGCDLIIEAVFEDRALKGEVTAAAESAALSDAVIASNTSTLPITGLATAVAKPEKFIGLHFFSPVDKMPLVEIIRGEQTSDETLARGFDYVMQIKKTPIVVNDSRGFFTSRVFGTFTNEGLAMLGEGVNAAMIENEARKAGMPVGPLAISDEVSMSLMNHIRQQTIKDLAAEGKSIPEHPAFAVIDLMLNEYKRPGKAAGAGFYDYPAAGAPAGGKKHLWPELRARFEKADAQISQEDVRDRILFIQAIETVRCVEEGVLKSVADANIGSIFGIGFAAWTGGALQFINQYGVKDFVARAQYLAEQYGERFLPPALLLEKAAKGETF; encoded by the coding sequence ATGACTGACGCCATCCGTTACGAAAAGGGCCAGGACAATATCGTCGTCCTGACCATGGACATGCCCGGCCAGAGTGCTAACACCATGAACGCGGTCTACCGCGAAGCCATGGGCCAGATCGTCGATCGCCTGGAAGCGGAAAAGGATTCGATTGCCGGGGTGATCGTCACCTCGGCGAAGAAGACCTTCTTCGCCGGCGGCGATCTAAACGAGCTGATCAAGGTCACCAAGGCCGAGGCTCAAGGCTTCTACGAGATGATCCTGAAGATCAAGGGGCAGCTACGCCGCCTGGAAACCCTCGGCAAGCCCGTGGTCGCTGCCATCAACGGTGCGGCGCTGGGCGGCGGTTGGGAAATCGCCCTGGCCTGTCACCACCGCATCGCCCTGAATGAGAGCCACGTGCAGCTCGGTTTGCCGGAAGTGACTCTCGGCCTGCTGCCGGGCGGCGGCGGGGTGGTGCGTATGGTGCGCATCCTTGGCCTGGAAAAGGCCCTGCCGTACCTGGCCGAAGGCAAGAAGGTGCGCCCGGACGCGGCGCTCAAGGCCGGCCTGATCCACGACCTGGCCAGCGACCGCGATGACATGCTGGCCAAGGCCCGCGCCTGGATCGCCGCCAACCCGGCCGCCAAGCAACCGTGGGACGTGCAGGGCTACAAGATCCCCGGTGGCACGCCCAGCTCGCCGAACGTGGCGCAGATGTTGGCCATCGCCCCGAGCGTGTTGCGCGACAAGACCAAGGGTTGTTTCCCAGCGCCGGAGAAGATCATGTGCGCGGCTGTCGAAGGCGCGCAGGTCGACTTCGATACCGCGCAGATCATCGAGGCGCGCTACTTCACCGAGCTGACCACCGGCCAGGTGGCGAAGAACATGATCGGCACCTTCTGGTTCCAGCTCAACGAGATCAATGCCGGCGGCTCACGCCCACAGGGTTATCCGAAATCGGTGACGAAGAAAGTCGGCGTGCTCGGTGCCGGCATGATGGGCGCCGGTATCGCCTACGTTTCGGCGGCGGCCGGCATCGAAGTAGTGCTCAAGGATGTGTCCCTCGAAGCAGCGGAGAAGGGCAAGGCCTACTCGGCCAAGCTGCTGGACAAGAAAGTCAGCAAGGGCCATATGACGGCCGAGCAGCGCGAGGCCTTCCTGGCGTTGATCAAGGCGACCGATAGCGAGGCGGACTTCGCCGGCTGTGACCTGATCATCGAGGCGGTATTCGAGGATCGTGCGCTCAAGGGCGAGGTCACCGCGGCAGCCGAATCTGCTGCGCTGAGCGATGCAGTGATCGCTTCCAACACCTCGACGTTGCCGATAACCGGCCTGGCCACTGCCGTGGCCAAGCCGGAAAAATTCATCGGCCTGCACTTCTTCAGCCCGGTCGACAAGATGCCGCTTGTGGAGATCATCCGTGGCGAGCAGACCAGCGATGAGACGCTGGCGCGCGGCTTCGACTACGTCATGCAGATCAAGAAGACGCCCATCGTGGTCAACGACAGCCGCGGCTTCTTCACCTCGCGGGTGTTCGGCACCTTCACCAACGAAGGCCTGGCCATGCTCGGCGAAGGCGTGAATGCGGCGATGATCGAGAACGAGGCACGCAAGGCCGGCATGCCGGTCGGCCCCTTGGCGATCAGCGATGAAGTGTCGATGAGCCTGATGAACCACATCCGTCAGCAGACCATCAAGGATCTGGCCGCCGAGGGTAAATCCATCCCTGAACATCCGGCCTTCGCTGTCATCGACCTGATGCTCAATGAGTACAAACGTCCGGGCAAGGCGGCTGGTGCTGGTTTCTACGACTACCCGGCGGCCGGTGCTCCGGCCGGTGGCAAGAAGCACCTGTGGCCCGAACTCAGGGCGCGCTTCGAGAAGGCGGATGCGCAGATCTCGCAGGAAGACGTGCGCGATCGTATCCTCTTCATCCAGGCCATCGAGACGGTGCGTTGCGTGGAGGAGGGTGTGCTGAAGTCGGTGGCCGACGCCAACATCGGCTCGATCTTCGGTATTGGCTTCGCGGCCTGGACGGGCGGTGCGCTGCAATTCATCAACCAGTACGGCGTAAAGGACTTCGTCGCCCGGGCCCAGTACCTGGCCGAGCAGTACGGCGAGCGCTTCCTGCCGCCAGCGCTGCTGCTGGAGAAGGCGGCCAAGGGCGAGACGTTCTGA
- a CDS encoding PepSY domain-containing protein gives MQTRNLIALLAGSLLLTGHAFADRPGSDWISIEDALSKARAAGYTELHKIEADNDGYWEGEGLKEDGRLHEFRIDGKSGAVIRDQLDD, from the coding sequence ATGCAGACACGCAACCTGATCGCCCTGCTCGCTGGCAGCCTGCTGCTGACTGGCCATGCCTTCGCCGATCGCCCCGGCAGTGACTGGATCAGCATCGAGGACGCCCTGAGCAAGGCCCGCGCAGCCGGCTACACCGAACTGCACAAGATCGAGGCCGACAATGACGGTTACTGGGAAGGCGAAGGCCTGAAAGAAGATGGCCGCCTTCACGAATTCCGTATCGACGGCAAGAGCGGTGCAGTGATTCGCGACCAGTTGGACGATTGA
- the ptrC gene encoding type III secretion system co-regulatory protein PtrC, with the protein MHSQLSHDAYGVTYVHLQDGGLQFETEAALQLDDGSMLTLRMPTRHSEILAIHEAVCIQQGWCQAA; encoded by the coding sequence ATGCACAGCCAACTCAGTCATGACGCCTACGGCGTCACCTATGTTCATCTGCAAGACGGTGGCCTGCAATTCGAAACCGAAGCCGCCCTGCAGCTCGACGACGGCAGCATGCTGACCCTGCGCATGCCGACCCGCCACAGCGAAATATTGGCAATCCATGAAGCCGTGTGCATCCAGCAGGGCTGGTGCCAGGCGGCGTGA
- the alaC gene encoding alanine transaminase, with translation MAENAKRRFARIDRLPPYVFNITAELKMAARRRGEDIIDFSMGNPDGATPPHIVEKLVQVAQREDTHGYSTSRGIPRLRRAISRWYKDRYDVEIDPESEAIVTIGSKEGLAHLMLATLDHGDTVLVPNPSYPIHIYGAVIAGAQVRSVPLIPGVDFFAELERAIRESIPKPKMMILGFPSNPTAQCVELDFFERVVTLAKQYDVLVIHDLAYADIVYDGWKAPSIMQVPGAKDIAVEFFTLSKSYNMAGWRIGFMVGNPELVSALARIKSYHDYGTFTPLQVAAIAALEGDQQCVRDIAEQYRQRRNLLVKGLHEIGWMVEKPKASMYIWAKIPDAYAHLGSLEFAKKLLAEAKVCVSPGLGFGDYGDDHVRFALIENQDRSRQALRGIKAMFRADGLLPGKTAKTENE, from the coding sequence ATGGCTGAGAACGCCAAGCGCCGCTTTGCGCGCATCGATCGTCTCCCCCCCTACGTCTTCAACATCACCGCCGAACTCAAGATGGCTGCACGCCGTCGCGGCGAGGACATCATCGACTTCTCCATGGGCAACCCCGACGGTGCGACTCCGCCGCATATCGTCGAGAAACTCGTGCAGGTCGCACAACGCGAAGACACCCACGGATACTCCACCTCTCGCGGTATTCCCCGCCTGCGCCGTGCCATTTCGCGCTGGTACAAGGACCGCTACGACGTGGAGATCGATCCGGAAAGCGAAGCCATTGTCACCATCGGTTCCAAAGAAGGCCTGGCGCACCTGATGCTGGCCACCCTGGATCATGGCGACACCGTACTGGTGCCCAACCCCAGTTACCCGATCCACATCTATGGCGCAGTGATCGCTGGCGCCCAGGTGCGCTCCGTGCCGCTGATCCCGGGCGTGGACTTCTTCGCCGAGCTGGAACGCGCCATTCGCGAATCGATCCCCAAGCCAAAGATGATGATTCTCGGCTTCCCCTCCAACCCCACCGCGCAATGCGTGGAGCTGGACTTCTTCGAACGCGTGGTGACCCTGGCCAAGCAGTACGACGTGCTGGTAATTCACGACCTGGCCTACGCCGACATCGTCTACGACGGCTGGAAAGCGCCATCGATCATGCAGGTACCGGGCGCCAAGGACATTGCGGTGGAGTTCTTCACCCTGTCCAAGAGCTACAACATGGCCGGCTGGCGTATCGGCTTCATGGTCGGCAACCCGGAACTGGTCAGCGCCTTGGCGCGGATCAAGAGCTACCACGATTACGGCACCTTCACGCCGCTGCAGGTCGCGGCCATCGCCGCACTGGAAGGCGATCAACAATGCGTGCGCGATATCGCCGAGCAGTACCGCCAGCGCCGCAACCTGTTGGTCAAGGGCCTGCACGAGATCGGCTGGATGGTGGAAAAACCCAAAGCCTCGATGTACATCTGGGCCAAGATTCCCGACGCTTACGCCCACCTGGGCTCGCTGGAGTTCGCCAAGAAGCTCCTGGCAGAAGCCAAGGTCTGCGTCTCGCCCGGTCTGGGCTTCGGTGATTACGGCGACGACCATGTGCGCTTCGCCCTGATCGAGAACCAGGATCGCAGCCGTCAGGCGCTGCGCGGCATCAAGGCGATGTTCCGGGCGGATGGATTACTGCCGGGCAAAACGGCCAAGACCGAGAACGAGTAA
- a CDS encoding AEC family transporter, which translates to MLAELFAVLAPVLIAAGIGYGWVRSGQQYPTDFIARLVLNIGTPCLVLSTLSRAELEMSAFSQMALACVLVTSSMGLVGWLLSRLFGLDWKVLVPAYLFPNSGNMGLPMALFAFGEAGLALAVAFFLVLSVGHFSIGMLLSGAEGSLKGLLLNPIMISLALVLPVLFLDLELPRWLANTVDLLGGMTIPLMLITLGVSLASIRVQHLGNGMLLGLLRILCGAALGWLIGWAIGLQPLAHAVLVLQSSMPVAVFNYLFAVRAGRSPEQVASLVLCSTLLAFALIPLLLAWWMPALR; encoded by the coding sequence ATGTTAGCCGAGTTGTTTGCCGTTCTGGCACCGGTACTGATAGCGGCAGGCATCGGCTACGGCTGGGTGCGCAGTGGTCAGCAATATCCCACGGATTTCATCGCGCGGCTGGTGCTCAACATTGGCACGCCGTGTCTGGTGCTCTCGACGCTCAGTCGGGCCGAACTGGAAATGAGCGCCTTCTCGCAAATGGCGTTGGCCTGCGTGCTGGTGACCTCGTCCATGGGGCTGGTCGGTTGGCTGCTGAGCCGACTGTTCGGGTTGGATTGGAAGGTGCTGGTGCCGGCCTACCTGTTTCCCAACTCCGGCAACATGGGGTTGCCCATGGCGCTGTTCGCCTTCGGCGAGGCGGGCCTGGCGTTGGCCGTGGCATTCTTTCTGGTGCTCTCGGTGGGTCATTTCAGTATCGGCATGTTGTTGTCGGGCGCTGAGGGTTCACTCAAGGGGCTGTTGCTCAATCCGATCATGATCAGTCTGGCATTGGTGCTGCCGGTGCTGTTTCTCGATCTGGAATTGCCGCGCTGGCTGGCCAATACCGTCGACCTGTTGGGCGGCATGACCATCCCGCTGATGTTGATCACCCTGGGCGTTTCCCTGGCCAGTATCCGCGTGCAGCACCTGGGTAACGGGATGCTGCTGGGCTTGCTGCGCATTCTCTGTGGCGCGGCGCTGGGCTGGCTCATCGGCTGGGCGATTGGCCTGCAACCACTGGCGCACGCTGTGCTGGTGTTGCAGTCGTCGATGCCGGTGGCGGTGTTCAACTATCTCTTTGCGGTACGCGCCGGCCGCTCGCCCGAGCAGGTCGCCAGCCTGGTGCTGTGTTCGACGCTGCTGGCTTTTGCGCTGATTCCACTGTTGCTCGCCTGGTGGATGCCCGCACTGCGCTGA
- a CDS encoding amidotransferase: MSLRICILETDILRPELVDQYQGYGRMFEQLFAKQPLAAEFSVYNVVEGNYPPDSEHFDAYLVTGSKADSFGSDPWIQTLKAYLLDRYQRGHKLLGICFGHQLLALLLGGKTERAEQGWGVGVHNYRIASQPQWMDPPLDNLQLLISHQDQVTRLPENATLLATSDFCPNAAYHIEDQVLCFQGHPEFIHDYSRALLELRQQHLGEQVYQSGVESLQHPQQGNAVAEWMMRFVAQGKEAKA; the protein is encoded by the coding sequence ATGTCACTGCGTATCTGCATCCTGGAAACTGACATTCTGCGCCCCGAGCTGGTCGACCAGTACCAAGGGTACGGCCGCATGTTCGAGCAATTGTTCGCCAAGCAACCGCTGGCCGCAGAGTTCAGTGTCTACAACGTAGTGGAGGGTAACTACCCGCCCGATAGCGAGCATTTCGATGCCTATCTGGTGACGGGCAGCAAGGCTGACTCGTTCGGCAGCGACCCCTGGATCCAGACGCTCAAGGCCTATCTGCTCGATCGCTACCAGCGTGGCCACAAGCTGCTCGGTATCTGCTTCGGCCATCAGTTGCTGGCTCTGCTGCTGGGTGGCAAGACGGAGCGCGCCGAGCAGGGGTGGGGCGTTGGTGTGCACAACTACCGGATTGCCAGCCAGCCGCAGTGGATGGATCCGCCCTTGGATAACCTGCAGTTGCTGATCAGCCATCAGGATCAGGTCACCCGATTGCCGGAGAACGCCACGCTGCTTGCTACCAGTGATTTCTGCCCGAACGCGGCCTATCACATCGAAGACCAGGTGCTGTGCTTCCAGGGGCATCCGGAATTCATCCACGACTATTCGCGGGCGTTGCTCGAGCTGCGCCAGCAGCACCTGGGCGAGCAGGTCTACCAGAGCGGTGTCGAGAGCCTCCAGCACCCCCAACAAGGCAATGCAGTCGCTGAGTGGATGATGCGCTTCGTCGCCCAGGGTAAAGAAGCCAAGGCGTGA
- a CDS encoding PA2485 family small membrane protein, with protein MSIYAALASFAAASAFQTSAPARPAPAAPAARDIRKS; from the coding sequence ATGAGCATCTATGCCGCACTCGCCAGCTTCGCCGCTGCTTCCGCCTTCCAGACTTCGGCTCCGGCTCGTCCCGCGCCTGCAGCACCAGCCGCCCGCGACATCCGTAAAAGCTGA
- a CDS encoding acetyl-CoA C-acetyltransferase, producing the protein MTEAYIFDAVRTPRGKGKKDGALYSVKPVQLVAGLLNALQTRNDLDTSQVDDIVLGCVTPVGDQGADIAKTAAMVADWDVSVAGVQLNRFCASGLEAVNMGAMKVRSGFEDLVVVGGVESMSRIPMGSDGGAWVMDPETNIHTNFVPQGIGADLIATLEGFSRSDVDAFALRSQQKAARANADGSFGKSLIPVADQNGIVLLDHDEFIRGDSTLDGLGKLKPSFEMMGQMGFDSTALRVYSHVERIEHVHTPGNSSGIVDGAALMLIGSEAKGKELGLKPRARIVATAVTSTDPTIMLTGPAPATRKALAKAGLSIDDIDLFEVNEAFASVVMKFMKDMGVSENKVNVNGGSIAMGHPLGATGCAILGTLLDELEKRQLRYGLATLCVGGGMGIATIIERV; encoded by the coding sequence ATGACCGAAGCATATATTTTCGACGCGGTGCGCACGCCCCGTGGCAAGGGCAAGAAGGACGGCGCGTTATACAGCGTCAAGCCCGTTCAATTGGTTGCCGGCCTGCTGAACGCTTTGCAAACGCGCAACGATCTGGATACCAGCCAGGTTGACGACATCGTGCTGGGTTGCGTGACGCCAGTGGGTGACCAGGGCGCCGATATCGCCAAGACCGCTGCCATGGTCGCGGACTGGGATGTCAGCGTGGCGGGCGTGCAGCTCAACCGCTTCTGCGCTTCTGGCCTGGAGGCGGTGAACATGGGGGCGATGAAGGTGCGCTCTGGCTTCGAGGATCTGGTGGTGGTCGGTGGCGTGGAGTCCATGTCGCGCATTCCCATGGGTTCTGATGGCGGCGCTTGGGTGATGGATCCAGAAACCAATATCCACACCAATTTCGTGCCGCAGGGTATCGGCGCCGACCTGATCGCCACCCTGGAGGGCTTCAGCCGCAGCGATGTCGATGCCTTCGCCCTGCGTTCGCAGCAGAAGGCGGCACGGGCCAACGCTGATGGTTCGTTCGGCAAGTCGCTGATTCCGGTGGCCGACCAGAACGGCATCGTGCTGCTCGACCATGACGAATTCATTCGTGGCGACTCCACACTGGATGGCCTCGGCAAGCTCAAGCCCAGCTTCGAGATGATGGGGCAGATGGGCTTCGACTCCACCGCGCTGCGCGTTTACAGCCATGTCGAGCGTATCGAGCACGTGCATACGCCGGGCAACAGCTCGGGCATCGTCGATGGCGCGGCGCTGATGCTGATTGGCTCCGAGGCCAAGGGTAAGGAACTGGGCCTGAAACCGCGTGCACGCATCGTCGCCACGGCGGTGACCAGTACCGACCCGACCATCATGCTTACAGGCCCGGCGCCGGCTACGCGCAAGGCATTGGCCAAGGCTGGGCTGTCCATCGATGACATCGATCTGTTCGAGGTCAACGAGGCCTTCGCCTCGGTGGTGATGAAGTTCATGAAGGACATGGGCGTGAGCGAGAACAAGGTCAACGTCAATGGCGGCTCGATCGCCATGGGTCATCCGCTGGGCGCCACCGGTTGCGCCATCCTCGGCACGCTGCTCGACGAGCTGGAGAAACGTCAGTTGCGCTACGGCTTGGCCACATTGTGCGTCGGCGGTGGCATGGGCATCGCCACGATCATCGAACGAGTCTGA